In Methylomonas sp. ZR1, one DNA window encodes the following:
- a CDS encoding flagellar transcriptional regulator FlhD, with amino-acid sequence MDENLYKLNLDYLIVAQSLIFSESEQKAMFCLGLTTEAVSLLRKMPLEQMKSLARSDCLTFVPRFNPHKWSKFLNVEKYEDPNALDARTIDLLMLLSAHPLES; translated from the coding sequence ATGGATGAGAATCTATACAAACTCAATCTCGACTACCTCATCGTCGCGCAGTCCTTAATTTTTTCCGAGAGCGAGCAAAAAGCCATGTTCTGCTTAGGCTTAACAACCGAAGCGGTTTCATTACTCCGAAAAATGCCGCTCGAACAGATGAAGAGCCTGGCACGAAGCGATTGCTTGACTTTTGTTCCCCGTTTCAATCCCCATAAATGGAGCAAATTTCTAAACGTCGAAAAATACGAAGATCCCAATGCACTCGACGCACGAACCATCGACCTTCTGATGCTCTTGTCTGCTCACCCGCTTGAGTCATGA
- a CDS encoding IS1182 family transposase — translation MSRFIPVNRHLLYLLPPSVDEWLPEAHLARFVVEVIEQLDLSQFTSRYQGRGSAAYHPSVLLALLVYGYATGVFSSRKIERATYDSVAFRFLSADTHPDHDTLAHFRKTFLIELEDLFVQVLSLSQAMKLVKLGQIALDGTKVKANASRHKALSHGHIEKLEAQLRDEVQVLLQKAAETDAADDRDDLDLPAELARREDRLKALRDAKTQIAERVKPRDEQAQKAYEAKIARRETGRQAGKKPRGPEPKAPEIGPKPDDQINLTDEESRIMPSHEGFVQGYNNQAAVDVDTMLIVATSVTQQTNDKQQVEPMLAELKKLPETLGQVDALLADTGYFSAANVQACERSGIKPLIAMGRDSHPVPLAEYLAADAPKPNTGGPVENMAWYLKTREGKARYAKRKCTVEPVFGIIKQVLGFRQFSLRGLDAVTGEWKLVAMAFNLKRMYALAGA, via the coding sequence ATGAGTCGATTCATTCCCGTCAACCGCCATCTACTTTACTTGCTACCGCCTTCGGTGGACGAATGGCTGCCGGAGGCTCATCTGGCCCGTTTTGTTGTCGAAGTCATCGAGCAACTGGATCTGAGCCAATTCACCAGCCGTTACCAGGGACGCGGCAGTGCGGCCTATCATCCCTCGGTGTTGCTGGCGCTCCTGGTGTACGGTTACGCCACCGGCGTGTTTTCCAGCCGTAAGATCGAACGAGCGACCTACGATTCGGTGGCGTTCCGTTTCCTGTCCGCGGATACGCATCCCGACCACGATACGCTGGCCCATTTCCGCAAAACCTTCCTGATCGAGCTGGAAGATCTGTTCGTCCAGGTCCTCAGCCTGTCCCAAGCGATGAAGTTGGTGAAACTGGGGCAAATTGCGCTGGACGGTACGAAAGTGAAGGCGAACGCCTCCAGGCATAAAGCCTTGTCCCACGGTCACATCGAAAAGCTGGAAGCGCAGCTGCGGGACGAGGTCCAGGTCTTATTACAAAAGGCCGCCGAAACCGATGCGGCGGACGACCGCGACGATCTGGACTTGCCGGCCGAACTGGCGCGGCGTGAAGACCGATTGAAAGCCCTGCGCGATGCCAAAACCCAGATCGCCGAGCGGGTCAAGCCGCGCGATGAGCAGGCACAAAAGGCGTATGAGGCGAAGATTGCCCGCCGGGAAACCGGGCGGCAGGCCGGCAAAAAGCCCAGAGGGCCGGAGCCCAAGGCCCCGGAAATAGGCCCCAAGCCTGACGACCAAATCAACCTGACCGACGAAGAATCTCGCATCATGCCCAGTCATGAAGGCTTCGTGCAAGGCTATAACAACCAAGCCGCCGTCGACGTCGACACGATGCTGATCGTCGCCACCAGCGTCACGCAACAGACCAACGATAAGCAACAAGTCGAACCGATGTTGGCCGAGCTGAAAAAACTCCCCGAGACGTTGGGCCAAGTCGATGCCCTGCTGGCGGACACGGGCTACTTCAGCGCCGCCAACGTTCAGGCTTGCGAACGAAGCGGCATCAAACCTTTGATCGCCATGGGCCGCGACAGCCACCCTGTGCCCCTGGCTGAATATCTGGCGGCCGACGCGCCGAAACCCAACACCGGCGGCCCGGTGGAAAACATGGCTTGGTACCTGAAAACCCGCGAAGGCAAGGCCCGCTATGCCAAGCGCAAATGCACGGTGGAACCCGTATTCGGGATCATCAAGCAGGTACTGGGCTTTCGCCAGTTCTCGCTACGCGGACTGGACGCGGTAACCGGGGAATGGAAGCTGGTGGCGATGGCGTTTAACCTGAAACGGATGTATGCGCTGGCCGGGGCATAA
- a CDS encoding DUF3368 domain-containing protein, translating into MTKKVIVDASPLIGLALVEGLIWLPKLFGQVFVPESVKQEVLPGKSAPGEQALAHAFDSGWLTVWHESITPHLDIDLDTGETDCINIALSSPQNYLLIMDERAGRAVAKEYQLHVAGTTAVIGQAKKQGLISSARATFEILHRSDFRISATVINKILASVGE; encoded by the coding sequence ATGACCAAAAAAGTAATTGTCGATGCCAGTCCATTGATCGGACTGGCGTTGGTGGAGGGTTTAATCTGGCTACCGAAGTTATTTGGCCAGGTTTTCGTACCCGAATCGGTGAAACAAGAAGTGTTACCGGGCAAATCTGCGCCAGGTGAACAAGCGCTGGCTCACGCATTTGATTCAGGTTGGCTAACGGTATGGCATGAATCCATAACACCACATTTGGACATTGATCTGGACACCGGAGAAACGGATTGCATCAACATTGCGCTGTCGTCACCCCAAAACTATTTGCTGATCATGGACGAACGTGCCGGCCGGGCTGTGGCCAAAGAATATCAATTACATGTCGCAGGTACTACCGCCGTCATCGGACAGGCCAAAAAGCAAGGTTTGATTTCGTCTGCTCGAGCCACTTTTGAAATTTTGCATCGATCGGATTTTCGGATTTCGGCTACCGTGATCAACAAAATTCTGGCAAGTGTCGGCGAGTAA
- a CDS encoding IS5 family transposase: MPRQLLTDTHWEKLKTIMLSFSIYDNPGLRQTVEGIFYRLRVGCPWRDLPVAFGKWNAVYKRFNAWSLQEKLRGIFQALVIEPDLEWLFIDGSIIKAHQHSSGGAHENPTAIGKSVAGNTTKIHMAVDAGGLPIQFSITGGEVHDCKEAPEFVAKLPQAGYMIADKGYDSEPLRIQIRDQGTVPIIPRKQNSIVGNEEMDWCLYKYRHLVENVFARLKHFRAIATRYDKLKRNFEGAIALACAFIWLPM; this comes from the coding sequence CTAAAAACGATTATGTTGAGTTTCAGCATTTACGACAACCCCGGTCTTCGGCAAACGGTCGAAGGGATTTTTTATCGCTTGCGTGTTGGCTGCCCTTGGCGAGACTTGCCCGTCGCTTTTGGCAAGTGGAATGCCGTGTACAAGCGCTTCAATGCCTGGTCACTGCAAGAAAAGCTGAGGGGTATCTTTCAGGCGCTAGTGATTGAGCCTGATTTGGAATGGCTATTTATTGATGGCAGCATTATTAAAGCCCATCAACACAGTAGCGGCGGCGCCCATGAAAACCCAACAGCCATCGGGAAATCGGTCGCAGGCAACACGACCAAAATCCATATGGCGGTTGATGCCGGTGGACTTCCCATCCAGTTCTCGATTACGGGGGGCGAAGTACATGACTGCAAAGAGGCGCCGGAATTTGTGGCCAAGCTCCCCCAGGCGGGCTACATGATTGCAGACAAAGGGTATGACAGCGAGCCGTTACGGATTCAAATTCGAGATCAAGGCACAGTCCCCATCATCCCAAGAAAACAAAATTCAATAGTCGGGAATGAGGAAATGGACTGGTGTCTCTATAAATATCGCCACCTCGTTGAAAACGTATTTGCGCGACTGAAACATTTTAGAGCTATCGCCACCCGATATGACAAACTAAAACGCAATTTTGAAGGCGCTATCGCCCTGGCTTGTGCATTTATATGGTTACCGATGTGA
- a CDS encoding FlhC family transcriptional regulator, with the protein MSKHCPFATRLKDQYWAYQLLKRKLRTKLASRVIKTLRPKELCNLYFSLHRESPVAGLVPSIMAMPQSRESFLYMALFASIYRSACSGAIRAEIDLNAMVFAWDTFCKFYPNHIQERRPFGRIRPANFDEAWIIVEALRDGLAELPYCTTCHTPYLVIHGCKYPQVCQMCMLSQIPKTRIITD; encoded by the coding sequence ATGAGCAAACATTGCCCATTTGCTACTCGGCTTAAAGATCAGTATTGGGCCTATCAATTACTGAAACGAAAGTTGCGTACAAAATTGGCCAGTCGGGTCATCAAAACCTTGCGCCCTAAAGAATTGTGTAATCTTTACTTTTCGCTGCACCGCGAAAGCCCAGTGGCGGGACTGGTCCCCAGCATTATGGCAATGCCGCAGTCACGCGAGTCGTTTCTTTACATGGCCCTATTTGCTTCAATCTATCGAAGCGCTTGCTCAGGCGCTATCAGAGCGGAAATAGACCTGAATGCCATGGTATTTGCCTGGGACACTTTTTGTAAATTCTACCCAAACCATATTCAGGAACGCCGGCCGTTTGGCCGCATACGGCCTGCAAATTTCGATGAAGCCTGGATTATCGTCGAAGCCCTGAGAGACGGACTCGCTGAATTACCTTACTGTACGACCTGCCATACGCCCTATTTGGTCATTCATGGCTGTAAGTACCCGCAAGTCTGCCAAATGTGCATGCTAAGCCAAATCCCTAAAACCAGAATCATCACCGATTAA
- a CDS encoding transglycosylase SLT domain-containing protein, which translates to MLIIHIKKQGVKHPGVSIQNPIQHLWIGLLSGLCLISQPMESMAADSIQPNGNSQQSLALNTKLQNTQWGQVARRHRIDPYILYAVALMESRKNGEQNRVMPWPWAINNAGNSFIPNSQQEAEALLNQMLDQGKRNIDVGIMQVNLRWHGHRVAKPEQLLIPSINIEIGASLLNEAIQSAPDNLAHGIGRYYSWQNEPVAIQYGRKVIALADQIRAIL; encoded by the coding sequence ATGTTAATTATTCACATAAAAAAACAGGGGGTTAAGCACCCTGGCGTTTCAATCCAAAACCCTATTCAGCATCTTTGGATTGGATTGCTCAGTGGCCTTTGCCTCATCAGCCAACCCATGGAATCAATGGCTGCTGATTCCATTCAACCGAATGGCAACAGCCAACAGTCCCTGGCATTAAACACCAAATTACAAAACACGCAGTGGGGACAAGTTGCCCGTAGACATCGCATTGATCCCTATATTCTGTATGCCGTTGCGCTCATGGAGTCGCGGAAAAACGGTGAACAGAATCGTGTCATGCCCTGGCCCTGGGCCATCAATAACGCTGGCAACTCTTTTATTCCTAACAGTCAGCAGGAGGCAGAAGCTTTACTCAATCAAATGCTGGACCAAGGCAAGCGCAATATCGACGTCGGCATCATGCAAGTGAATCTGCGGTGGCATGGCCACCGCGTTGCGAAACCCGAACAACTCTTGATCCCGAGCATCAATATCGAAATCGGCGCCAGCCTTCTCAACGAGGCCATCCAATCGGCGCCAGACAATCTCGCTCATGGAATCGGCCGATATTACAGTTGGCAAAACGAGCCAGTAGCCATCCAGTACGGACGAAAAGTTATTGCCTTAGCCGATCAAATCCGCGCGATTCTTTAG
- a CDS encoding UPF0175 family protein gives MKTVNVSGLKNNPSEALRMAHEDMVLVMNRNEPDAVMVGLKAAKIIGMPGVRKALATALFKDGNLSLARSAKLADMPLANFIAHVSRLGISVIEQTADEVEDDLDTLDQWLNQA, from the coding sequence ATGAAAACCGTGAATGTCAGTGGTCTAAAGAACAACCCCAGCGAAGCTCTGCGCATGGCTCACGAGGATATGGTCTTGGTTATGAATCGAAACGAACCAGACGCGGTGATGGTCGGCCTCAAAGCCGCCAAAATCATTGGAATGCCGGGCGTGCGTAAAGCCTTGGCAACGGCACTTTTCAAGGACGGTAACCTGTCCCTTGCCCGCTCCGCTAAACTGGCCGATATGCCGTTGGCAAACTTTATTGCGCACGTCTCGCGCCTGGGTATTTCCGTCATCGAGCAAACGGCTGATGAAGTCGAGGATGATTTGGACACTCTGGACCAGTGGCTCAACCAAGCCTGA